A genome region from Helicobacter jaachi includes the following:
- a CDS encoding NFACT family protein gives MNLGLLKGVSAYLQDMRYLQCFRRVEENLFMCACEDSARKSHCLYFDMTRAHSGIFMSRHELFVEHKFSAPFDNKLAQCTTNSAIMQVRVDGENRILQFLLAQKEQYKSRHFWLMCEFTGKHTNVILCDGDLVVIEALRHIPQTKSWRDVRVGKPLQPLPQPKDAKITPALGMKQTLDALHAHYDTRYVALYEAKKLQVIKDLTHKRDMLQSALNALPQSEKLIESAKMYAAYGEVLFGALHTLPTHKITASAIDITDFNGMLWHLELPPHARDLQEAGNWYFAQSKKYHKKAQHLHKQIQNLQDKIAFLSDKIAFVERFGILGFEREKLAPRAKESEHIFIDGFKISLGRNARENQKILESARAEDLWFHIKDVPSAHLIIHCGKQMPPNAVIDKSAQMLVGLYAARKGVGDFVVDWTKRKFVKLSANAHVSYAKYKSLHYRILQNGIIKSC, from the coding sequence TTGAATCTAGGCTTGCTTAAAGGTGTGAGCGCGTATTTGCAAGATATGCGTTATTTGCAATGCTTTAGGCGCGTGGAGGAAAATCTTTTTATGTGCGCGTGTGAGGATAGTGCGCGTAAATCTCATTGCTTGTATTTTGATATGACACGCGCTCATAGCGGGATTTTTATGAGTAGGCATGAACTATTTGTCGAGCATAAATTTAGCGCACCATTTGATAATAAACTCGCTCAATGCACCACTAACAGCGCTATTATGCAAGTGCGCGTAGATGGAGAGAATAGAATCTTGCAATTTTTGCTTGCACAAAAAGAGCAGTATAAATCGCGCCATTTTTGGCTAATGTGCGAATTCACAGGCAAGCACACAAATGTGATTTTATGCGATGGGGATTTGGTGGTGATTGAGGCTTTGCGCCATATTCCACAGACTAAATCATGGCGTGATGTGCGCGTAGGTAAGCCTTTGCAGCCCTTGCCACAACCAAAAGATGCAAAAATTACACCTGCCTTAGGTATGAAGCAGACTTTAGATGCATTGCATGCGCATTATGACACGCGCTATGTGGCTTTGTATGAGGCTAAAAAACTGCAAGTTATAAAGGATTTAACCCATAAGCGTGATATGCTCCAAAGTGCGCTTAATGCGCTCCCACAGAGTGAGAAACTTATAGAATCTGCTAAGATGTATGCTGCTTATGGCGAGGTGCTTTTTGGCGCACTGCACACTTTACCCACGCATAAAATCACAGCAAGCGCCATTGATATCACTGATTTTAATGGCATGCTATGGCATTTAGAGTTGCCCCCGCACGCTAGAGATTTGCAAGAGGCGGGGAATTGGTATTTTGCTCAAAGTAAAAAATATCACAAAAAAGCACAGCACCTGCATAAGCAAATACAGAATCTGCAAGATAAAATTGCTTTTTTAAGCGATAAAATTGCCTTTGTGGAGCGCTTTGGGATACTAGGCTTTGAGCGTGAAAAGCTCGCCCCACGCGCAAAAGAGAGTGAACATATATTTATTGATGGCTTTAAAATTAGCCTTGGGCGCAATGCTAGGGAAAATCAAAAGATTTTAGAATCTGCTCGGGCGGAGGATTTGTGGTTTCATATAAAAGATGTGCCAAGCGCGCATTTAATTATTCATTGTGGGAAGCAAATGCCGCCAAATGCGGTAATTGACAAAAGTGCGCAAATGCTAGTTGGGCTGTATGCTGCACGCAAGGGTGTGGGGGACTTTGTGGTGGATTGGACAAAAAGGAAATTTGTTAAACTCTCCGCAAATGCGCATGTAAGCTATGCCAAGTATAAAAGCCTGCATTATAGAATCTTGCAAAATGGGATTATAAAATCTTGCTAG
- a CDS encoding DNA recombination protein RecN translates to MVGRILIHKSPAFNDIELYMQGGFNVFSGASGSGKSVFMDSLLAILGIKESNADLIEANIAIENLNCDLASYGIDDKEDNEIVLSILKKDKTRYFINHSSSSKKKLYEIVSGFAKHISTKGADELKGANILRILDIFISQQDSAHRQILSEYEADFKTLIHIRDELKDIAQKEANIAHLKEFAAFEIAKIESINPKEGQYEELLALKKMLSKQEKIKEHIYKVRQALELRGELEEFLNLIDEPCPSLVEGLNEFEAILERQEERLGDLEELNTEEILDKLAALSELNRRFGGVKEALAYLEEQKAKLVAYDNLAFDKQSLQKKEAALTQKCEANAKKLHENRIHFAPLLNERINALCEQLKLKPSHIVLKSVPMGHSGISQCEIMLGESDVGVLSSGEYNRLRLALMCVDTQLEPRSGILVLDEIDANLSGEESEGVAQILKMLSHDYQIFAISHQTHMPSLADNHYLVSKNGTTSVITKLDYEGRVKEIARIISGANITPEALEFARTHLDKAKG, encoded by the coding sequence ATGGTCGGGCGCATTCTAATCCACAAATCCCCCGCTTTTAATGACATAGAATTATATATGCAGGGGGGATTTAATGTCTTTAGCGGTGCTAGCGGGAGTGGGAAGTCGGTGTTTATGGATTCTTTGCTGGCAATTTTAGGCATTAAAGAGAGCAATGCAGATTTGATTGAAGCAAACATCGCTATAGAAAATCTTAATTGTGATTTGGCATCATATGGCATAGATGATAAGGAGGATAATGAAATAGTGCTAAGTATTCTTAAAAAAGACAAAACGCGCTATTTTATAAATCATAGCTCAAGCTCCAAAAAAAAGCTCTATGAGATTGTCTCTGGCTTTGCTAAACACATTAGCACAAAGGGCGCAGATGAGCTAAAGGGAGCAAATATTTTAAGAATTTTAGATATCTTTATATCCCAACAAGATAGCGCACATAGGCAGATTCTAAGCGAATATGAGGCGGATTTTAAAACCCTTATACACATAAGAGATGAGCTTAAAGATATAGCGCAAAAGGAAGCTAATATCGCGCATTTAAAGGAATTTGCAGCCTTTGAAATTGCTAAGATAGAATCTATAAACCCAAAAGAGGGGCAGTATGAGGAGCTTTTGGCATTAAAAAAAATGCTCTCCAAGCAAGAAAAAATTAAAGAGCATATCTACAAAGTGCGGCAGGCTTTGGAGCTAAGGGGGGAGCTTGAGGAATTTTTAAATCTTATTGATGAGCCATGCCCTAGTTTGGTTGAGGGATTAAATGAATTTGAGGCGATTTTAGAGCGTCAAGAGGAGCGCTTGGGCGATTTGGAGGAGCTAAATACAGAAGAAATCCTTGATAAACTTGCAGCCCTAAGCGAGCTTAATCGGCGATTTGGCGGCGTAAAGGAGGCATTAGCATATTTAGAGGAGCAAAAGGCAAAGCTCGTAGCGTATGATAATCTTGCCTTTGATAAGCAATCTTTGCAAAAAAAAGAAGCCGCTTTAACCCAAAAATGTGAGGCAAATGCCAAAAAACTGCACGAAAACCGCATACATTTTGCGCCACTTTTAAATGAGCGCATTAATGCTTTGTGTGAGCAGCTTAAATTAAAGCCAAGTCATATAGTGCTTAAAAGCGTGCCAATGGGACATTCTGGCATAAGTCAATGTGAGATAATGCTAGGGGAAAGCGATGTGGGCGTGCTTTCATCTGGTGAGTATAATCGCTTGCGGCTAGCACTTATGTGTGTTGATACGCAGCTTGAGCCGCGCAGTGGGATTTTGGTGCTTGATGAGATTGATGCGAATTTGAGCGGTGAGGAGAGTGAGGGCGTGGCGCAGATTCTTAAAATGCTCTCCCATGATTATCAAATCTTTGCTATCTCGCACCAAACGCATATGCCCTCCTTAGCGGATAATCACTATCTTGTGTCAAAAAATGGCACAACAAGCGTAATTACTAAGCTTGATTATGAAGGCAGAGTAAAAGAGATAGCGCGCATTATTAGTGGGGCAAATATCACGCCTGAAGCCTTAGAGTTTGCAAGAACGCATTTAGACAAAGCCAAAGGATAG
- a CDS encoding NAD(+)/NADH kinase: protein MSHLNKPITQVGIILRPSSPELKGVFLQIREELDNAGIEVMLESISGGMIELLGQDFHHIISRCDALFSLGGDGTLIAMLRRAFEYRLPCMGINTGRLGFLTAFMPEHLHTFIPALKSGDYSLQHHLVLQAQVFKADSITPSHTLIAINEFLISKHDLSGMVRIDASIDGAHFNTYSCDGLIIGTPTGSTAYNISAGGSVIYPYCRNILLTPIAPHSLTQRPLVLSDEFVLEFSAKSRAKLIIDGQEMIDIMPSHRIKIQALSQSATLMYPRTRDYFSVLKEKFKWGEED from the coding sequence ATGAGCCATCTTAATAAGCCCATTACGCAAGTTGGCATTATCCTGCGCCCCTCAAGCCCTGAACTTAAGGGAGTATTTTTACAAATACGCGAGGAGCTAGATAATGCGGGCATTGAAGTAATGCTAGAGAGTATAAGCGGAGGTATGATTGAGCTTTTGGGGCAGGATTTTCATCACATCATCTCGCGTTGCGATGCGCTCTTTAGTTTAGGGGGTGATGGCACGCTCATTGCTATGCTGCGCCGTGCTTTTGAGTATAGGCTGCCTTGTATGGGCATAAACACAGGCAGGCTTGGCTTTTTAACGGCATTTATGCCAGAGCATTTGCATACTTTTATCCCCGCACTTAAAAGTGGGGACTACTCTTTGCAACATCATTTAGTCTTGCAAGCGCAGGTATTTAAAGCAGATTCTATAACGCCCTCCCACACGCTTATTGCCATCAATGAATTTCTTATCTCAAAGCATGATTTAAGCGGTATGGTGCGCATTGATGCAAGCATTGATGGTGCGCATTTTAATACTTATAGTTGTGATGGGCTTATTATCGGCACGCCCACAGGCTCAACAGCGTATAATATTAGCGCAGGTGGCTCTGTGATTTATCCTTATTGTCGCAATATTTTGCTCACTCCCATTGCGCCCCATTCGCTCACGCAGCGTCCTTTGGTGTTAAGTGATGAATTTGTGCTAGAATTTTCCGCTAAATCGCGCGCAAAGCTTATCATTGATGGGCAAGAAATGATTGATATTATGCCAAGCCATAGGATTAAAATTCAAGCCCTCTCCCAGAGTGCTACGCTTATGTATCCACGCACACGAGATTACTTTAGCGTTTTGAAAGAAAAATTTAAATGGGGTGAAGAGGATTAA
- the yedE gene encoding selenium metabolism membrane protein YedE/FdhT has translation MFQSFRQKYLVHFWDTGKGMIALGIISAAYFGLFGGVWAVTGEMTRWGGEFLELFGMDLSSYSYYKKQNLNGTPLTRTDGLMLIGMFIGALVAALWANKVKFRLPASNVRIFQAIVGGILSGFGARLAFGCNLANFFTGLPYFSLHTWVFTIFMILGIYIGVKVCNMPFFKPRATLQKSNGTSAHIAPSPARAKRHFVYGCIVFALFIVWFIYLVTHNPALDVKVKQSLLALALLFGFVFGFIISRAQVCFTSCFRDLFLFGRSIATQGAIVGMIAASLLAFCFMLLGHQAKVVDISLGVVIGAFLFGFGIVFAGGCECGWAYRACEGQTHFMIVGIANVLGTMILALSYDYFPQSIKEGAKINLLQTFGALNGFGISLLLFVITLILVSVYKYKFFKAKV, from the coding sequence ATGTTTCAGTCATTTAGGCAAAAATATTTGGTGCATTTTTGGGATACGGGCAAAGGTATGATTGCGCTTGGCATTATTAGCGCGGCGTATTTTGGGCTTTTTGGCGGCGTGTGGGCTGTAACAGGCGAGATGACGCGATGGGGTGGAGAATTTTTAGAACTCTTTGGTATGGATTTAAGCTCATATAGTTATTACAAAAAGCAAAATCTTAATGGCACACCTCTCACGCGCACAGATGGGCTTATGCTCATTGGTATGTTTATTGGCGCGCTCGTAGCAGCGCTATGGGCAAATAAAGTTAAATTTCGCCTCCCTGCGAGTAATGTGAGAATCTTTCAAGCCATTGTGGGCGGGATTCTATCAGGCTTTGGCGCAAGACTTGCCTTTGGCTGCAATTTGGCAAATTTTTTCACCGGATTGCCTTATTTTTCCCTGCATACTTGGGTTTTTACTATTTTTATGATACTTGGGATTTATATAGGCGTGAAAGTGTGCAATATGCCCTTTTTCAAACCCCGCGCAACATTGCAAAAAAGCAATGGCACAAGCGCACACATCGCCCCTAGCCCTGCGCGCGCTAAGAGGCATTTTGTGTATGGGTGCATTGTGTTTGCGCTATTTATTGTGTGGTTTATCTATTTAGTTACGCATAATCCTGCTCTTGATGTGAAAGTCAAACAAAGCCTGCTCGCGCTTGCACTGCTTTTTGGCTTTGTGTTTGGCTTTATTATCTCGCGTGCGCAAGTGTGCTTTACCTCATGTTTTAGGGATTTATTCTTATTTGGGCGCTCTATTGCCACACAAGGCGCGATTGTGGGTATGATAGCTGCCTCTTTGCTAGCTTTTTGCTTTATGCTCTTAGGTCATCAAGCAAAGGTAGTAGATATTAGCCTAGGCGTGGTTATTGGCGCATTTTTATTTGGCTTTGGCATTGTCTTTGCTGGAGGTTGCGAATGCGGCTGGGCATATCGTGCGTGTGAGGGGCAGACACACTTTATGATTGTGGGTATAGCAAATGTGCTTGGCACGATGATTTTGGCTTTGAGCTATGATTATTTCCCGCAGAGCATTAAAGAGGGCGCAAAAATTAATCTCTTGCAAACATTTGGCGCGCTTAATGGCTTTGGCATATCGCTGCTGCTTTTTGTTATAACGCTCATACTAGTGAGTGTATATAAATATAAATTTTTTAAAGCAAAGGTTTAA
- the yedF gene encoding sulfurtransferase-like selenium metabolism protein YedF translates to MEITYTLNLQGEACPYPAIATLDALPALKSGEILEVLCDCPQSINSIPHDATSRGFEMLAIEQDGPTLRFVIKKP, encoded by the coding sequence ATGGAGATTACTTATACGCTTAATTTACAGGGTGAGGCTTGCCCTTATCCTGCCATTGCAACACTTGATGCACTGCCTGCACTCAAAAGCGGGGAAATTTTAGAAGTGCTGTGCGACTGCCCGCAGAGCATTAACTCAATCCCGCATGATGCGACTTCTAGGGGATTTGAAATGCTTGCCATTGAGCAAGATGGTCCTACTTTGCGCTTTGTCATTAAAAAGCCTTAA
- a CDS encoding P-II family nitrogen regulator → MESIFKIEIITRAEKLSALKDALAQKGIKGMTVSNVMGAGNQKGKTEIYRGSETTIDLLPKIRIEIIAKQSHVDEIVSIAKQTLNTGKAGDGKILIQPLANVIRIRTGQEGEDAI, encoded by the coding sequence ATGGAAAGCATTTTTAAGATTGAAATTATCACGCGCGCTGAAAAGCTTAGTGCTTTGAAAGATGCACTAGCTCAAAAGGGTATCAAGGGTATGACGGTGAGTAATGTAATGGGTGCAGGCAACCAAAAAGGCAAAACAGAAATCTATCGCGGGAGTGAAACGACTATTGATTTGCTCCCTAAAATCCGCATAGAAATTATTGCTAAGCAAAGCCATGTCGATGAGATTGTCTCTATTGCTAAACAGACGCTAAATACGGGCAAAGCGGGCGATGGCAAGATTCTTATCCAGCCTTTGGCTAATGTGATTAGAATCCGCACAGGGCAGGAGGGCGAGGACGCCATTTAG
- a CDS encoding ammonium transporter, which translates to MKAILIFFLCCVCAFGAEGEFVAVDVLFVMASSALVLMMTPALGLFYAGMVNRRNVLSTTLNSIMLFSVIALQWVIIGYTLAFGDDIGLLIGNLKHLFWANVEGAHGSIPQIEFAFFQMLFAIIGAAIITGSIVERMRFGILLLFILCWSTLVYDVLAHWVWGNGWLVKIGSLDFAGGGVVHIAAGVAGLVGCIMLGKRTFSQGLLPHSLPLSFIGAVLLWIGWLGFNSGSALSVDSIALNAFITTNFAVVGAMLSWMIIEWVKYGKPTLLGSITGIVAGLVAITPAAGFVTPFASIIIGLCASPICFFAISYLKSKLGYDDTLDAFGLHGIGGIWGGIATGLFATSSVNELVKEEAAGEGLFYSGDFSLLLVQIVAIVACFALSGIVSFIILKVISLFTPLRVDIAQEENGLDQALHGEIAYR; encoded by the coding sequence ATGAAAGCAATACTTATCTTTTTTCTGTGCTGTGTGTGTGCATTTGGCGCAGAGGGCGAGTTTGTAGCGGTTGATGTGCTGTTTGTTATGGCTTCATCGGCTTTAGTGTTAATGATGACGCCCGCTCTTGGGTTGTTTTACGCGGGTATGGTGAATAGACGCAATGTGCTAAGCACTACTTTAAATAGCATTATGCTCTTTTCTGTGATTGCATTGCAATGGGTAATTATCGGCTATACGCTTGCTTTTGGCGATGATATTGGGCTACTTATTGGCAATCTTAAACATCTTTTTTGGGCAAATGTTGAGGGCGCGCATGGCAGCATTCCGCAAATAGAATTTGCCTTTTTTCAAATGCTTTTTGCCATTATCGGCGCGGCTATTATCACAGGCTCGATAGTGGAGCGTATGCGCTTTGGCATTTTGCTGCTTTTTATTCTGTGCTGGAGCACTTTGGTGTATGATGTATTAGCACACTGGGTGTGGGGAAATGGCTGGCTTGTGAAAATTGGCTCTTTAGATTTTGCAGGTGGTGGTGTCGTGCATATCGCCGCTGGCGTGGCTGGGCTAGTGGGGTGCATTATGCTAGGCAAGCGCACCTTTTCTCAAGGGCTTTTACCCCACTCATTGCCGCTATCTTTCATCGGCGCGGTGCTATTATGGATAGGCTGGCTAGGCTTTAATAGTGGAAGTGCGCTTAGTGTAGATTCTATCGCGCTTAATGCCTTTATCACGACCAATTTTGCCGTTGTTGGCGCTATGCTTTCATGGATGATTATTGAATGGGTAAAATATGGCAAACCCACACTGCTAGGCAGCATTACAGGCATTGTAGCAGGACTTGTGGCAATCACGCCAGCAGCAGGCTTTGTAACGCCCTTTGCAAGCATAATTATTGGCTTATGCGCCTCGCCCATTTGCTTTTTTGCTATCAGTTATTTGAAGTCAAAGCTAGGCTATGATGATACGCTTGATGCGTTTGGGCTACATGGCATAGGCGGTATTTGGGGTGGTATAGCCACAGGGCTTTTTGCCACAAGCAGCGTTAATGAGCTTGTCAAAGAAGAGGCAGCGGGCGAGGGATTATTTTATAGCGGAGATTTTTCACTACTACTTGTGCAAATAGTGGCTATAGTTGCCTGTTTTGCGCTATCTGGCATAGTGAGCTTTATCATTTTAAAAGTTATTAGCCTTTTCACACCTTTGCGTGTAGATATAGCGCAAGAAGAAAATGGCTTAGACCAAGCCCTACATGGCGAAATCGCATACCGCTAG
- the infB gene encoding translation initiation factor IF-2: MEKVRLSEIGKEFGKNAGYAYEKAKEMGLKVKSPSSSIPAEQAAALYEFITTGINSYAPPVEETKEKKPKKSTQASKTSKATKSKEEKPTETKAAKIETLEPKPQDEPKPKVGLRIVRKNESKASTESSTESKKEESKKATLSYKELFANTEATDEPKKTKKDKPKPKVAHKHTDQKMHILDDRDITFDYDEEQDEIMLFDLNEREVRDEEEENQIRQAITERVHIHRKNPWMNEGSIKRGGKRRKVPKVAKNVDKIKGPIAIPAEIRVYEFAELVKVELKEVIKVLFNLGLMVTKNDFLERDVIEILSDEFELDISIQDSPEYNIIESSLSADTPKFERPPVVTIMGHVDHGKTSLLDYIRNSRVASGEAGGITQHIGAYMVEKNGKQISFIDTPGHEAFTQMRSRGAQVTDIAIIVIAADDGVKQQTIEALNHAKAADVQIIIAMNKMDKENANPDKLKAECAELGFTPNEWGGEYEFIPISAKSGDGVEHLLETILIQAELLELKASHEGNAQAIILEASVEKGRGPVATIIVQQGVLNVGDSVVADTAFGRVRALLDDRGQNIKALYPSGVAVVTGLSEVPSAGAVLQSVDNDTIAREYAQKRALYLRQKELSKSTKVTFDELGEMVAQGNLKSLPLIIKADTQGSLEAIKSSLEKLSNDEVRINIIGFGVGGISEGDIALCATSANSLILGFNVRPTGSVKAKAKELGVEVKTYSIIYTLLDDIKSLLGGLMSPIFEEENTGQAEVRETFNIAKVGVIAGCMVVDGSIQRGIKVRLIRDGVVVHTGAIASLKRFKDDVKEVSKGYECGIMLENYNDVKVGDVFETYKEVAKAKVL, from the coding sequence ATGGAGAAAGTAAGATTATCAGAGATAGGAAAGGAATTTGGTAAAAACGCAGGCTATGCGTATGAAAAAGCCAAAGAAATGGGGCTTAAGGTTAAATCCCCCTCAAGCTCAATTCCCGCAGAGCAAGCCGCTGCGCTCTATGAATTTATTACCACGGGCATAAATTCATACGCACCCCCCGTTGAAGAGACAAAGGAGAAAAAGCCTAAAAAAAGCACGCAGGCAAGTAAAACTAGCAAAGCCACTAAGTCAAAAGAGGAGAAGCCCACAGAGACAAAAGCAGCTAAGATAGAGACATTAGAGCCTAAACCACAAGATGAGCCAAAGCCTAAAGTAGGCTTGCGTATTGTGCGCAAAAATGAAAGCAAAGCATCTACAGAATCTAGCACAGAATCTAAAAAAGAGGAGAGCAAAAAGGCTACACTAAGCTACAAGGAGCTATTTGCCAATACCGAAGCCACAGATGAGCCTAAAAAAACTAAAAAAGATAAGCCAAAGCCTAAGGTCGCGCATAAGCACACAGACCAGAAAATGCATATTTTAGATGACAGGGATATTACTTTTGATTATGATGAGGAGCAAGATGAGATTATGCTCTTTGACTTAAATGAACGCGAGGTGCGCGACGAGGAGGAGGAAAATCAAATCCGTCAAGCCATTACCGAGCGCGTGCATATTCATCGTAAAAATCCATGGATGAATGAGGGCAGCATTAAGCGCGGTGGCAAGCGGCGCAAAGTGCCAAAAGTGGCTAAAAATGTGGATAAAATTAAAGGTCCTATTGCTATCCCCGCAGAAATCCGCGTGTATGAGTTTGCTGAGCTTGTGAAAGTAGAGCTTAAAGAAGTGATTAAGGTGCTTTTTAATCTCGGGCTTATGGTAACTAAAAATGACTTTTTAGAGCGCGATGTGATTGAGATTTTAAGCGATGAATTTGAGCTTGATATTTCTATCCAAGATAGCCCAGAATATAACATTATAGAATCTAGCCTAAGCGCAGATACGCCAAAGTTTGAGCGCCCACCGGTGGTTACGATTATGGGGCATGTAGACCATGGTAAAACTTCATTGCTTGATTATATCCGCAATTCGCGCGTAGCAAGCGGTGAGGCAGGTGGCATCACGCAGCACATCGGCGCGTATATGGTAGAGAAAAATGGCAAGCAAATTAGCTTTATTGACACGCCCGGACATGAGGCATTCACGCAAATGCGCAGTCGCGGCGCGCAGGTTACGGATATTGCTATTATTGTGATTGCTGCAGATGATGGCGTAAAGCAGCAAACCATTGAAGCGCTCAATCACGCCAAAGCCGCAGATGTGCAAATTATTATTGCGATGAATAAAATGGACAAAGAAAATGCTAATCCCGATAAGCTTAAAGCCGAGTGTGCGGAGCTTGGATTTACCCCAAATGAATGGGGCGGGGAATATGAGTTTATCCCTATATCTGCTAAGAGTGGGGATGGCGTGGAGCATTTGCTTGAGACCATTCTCATTCAAGCAGAGCTTTTAGAGCTTAAAGCCTCACATGAGGGCAACGCACAAGCCATTATCCTTGAAGCAAGCGTAGAAAAGGGTAGGGGTCCTGTGGCGACTATCATCGTGCAGCAAGGCGTGCTGAATGTGGGAGATTCTGTAGTGGCGGATACAGCTTTTGGGCGCGTGCGTGCCTTGCTTGATGATAGGGGGCAAAATATTAAAGCACTTTATCCCTCTGGCGTGGCGGTGGTTACAGGTTTATCTGAAGTGCCAAGCGCGGGCGCGGTGCTACAAAGTGTGGATAATGATACTATTGCGCGTGAATACGCCCAAAAGCGCGCCTTGTATTTGCGCCAAAAAGAATTAAGCAAAAGCACGAAAGTTACTTTTGATGAGCTTGGTGAAATGGTCGCGCAGGGCAATCTTAAAAGCTTGCCGCTCATCATTAAGGCTGATACGCAAGGCAGCCTTGAGGCGATTAAATCAAGTTTAGAGAAGCTTAGCAATGATGAGGTGCGCATTAATATCATCGGCTTTGGCGTAGGCGGGATTAGCGAGGGCGATATAGCATTATGCGCTACTAGCGCTAATAGCCTTATTCTAGGCTTTAATGTGCGCCCAACTGGGAGTGTGAAAGCAAAGGCAAAGGAACTTGGTGTTGAGGTTAAGACTTATTCGATTATTTATACATTGCTTGATGATATTAAATCGCTGCTTGGTGGGCTGATGTCGCCTATTTTTGAGGAGGAAAACACAGGGCAAGCGGAGGTGCGTGAGACATTTAATATCGCTAAAGTGGGCGTTATCGCTGGGTGTATGGTGGTCGATGGGAGCATTCAAAGGGGCATTAAAGTGCGGCTTATTCGTGATGGAGTGGTTGTGCATACAGGCGCTATCGCTTCGCTTAAGCGCTTTAAAGATGATGTGAAAGAAGTTTCAAAAGGCTATGAGTGCGGCATTATGCTGGAGAATTATAATGATGTGAAAGTGGGCGATGTGTTTGAGACCTACAAAGAAGTGGCAAAAGCAAAGGTGCTGTAG
- a CDS encoding DUF448 domain-containing protein, producing MKQPKQTRMCVKCKKRFYQKELLRLQSDGYSLWSFSGRGRSFYVCAECLEQPKTFQAIIKIKKLKPECALHLKEIWNLWRK from the coding sequence ATGAAGCAGCCCAAGCAAACGCGTATGTGCGTGAAGTGCAAAAAGAGATTTTATCAAAAGGAGCTTTTGAGACTACAAAGTGATGGTTATTCCCTATGGAGCTTTAGCGGGAGAGGACGGAGTTTTTATGTGTGTGCGGAGTGCTTAGAGCAGCCCAAAACATTTCAGGCAATTATCAAAATAAAGAAGCTAAAACCAGAATGCGCGTTGCATTTAAAGGAGATATGGAATCTATGGAGAAAGTAA
- the thrB gene encoding homoserine kinase, translating to MVISVPATSANLGPGFDTLGLALGLYNTFSITPARLSSIHISGEGKERVKLRVDNVFVKIFNDILALHEYPKDNFKFSFHNCIPISRGLGSSSAVIIGAIMSAYHIMQKPINKQEMLNLALHYENHPDNITPALYGGFNIAMLEHTESRTNAKKIPEKNTQVVSFQASLPPEIKAVVVIPNMTISTRYSRRTLPKKYSTKDAVFNLSHACMLSAAFITQKWDLLRAASADRFHQDVRMKSLPVLFNVRKIALEHGALLSTLSGSGSSFLNICYKDDSANLALKLRDEFPKFRVLELDFDNMGACLREL from the coding sequence TTGGTTATATCCGTCCCCGCTACAAGTGCTAATTTGGGACCGGGCTTTGATACGCTAGGCTTGGCGCTTGGGCTTTATAATACCTTTAGTATCACGCCTGCTAGGCTAAGTAGTATTCATATTTCAGGGGAGGGCAAAGAGCGCGTAAAGTTGCGCGTGGATAATGTGTTTGTCAAAATTTTTAATGACATTTTAGCGCTGCATGAATACCCTAAGGATAATTTCAAATTTAGCTTTCATAATTGCATACCCATTTCACGCGGGCTTGGCTCAAGCTCGGCAGTGATTATTGGCGCGATTATGAGTGCGTATCATATTATGCAAAAGCCCATTAATAAACAAGAGATGTTAAATCTTGCTTTGCATTATGAAAATCACCCCGATAACATCACGCCAGCACTCTATGGGGGATTTAATATCGCTATGCTAGAACATACAGAATCTAGGACAAATGCTAAAAAAATACCAGAAAAAAACACGCAAGTAGTGAGCTTTCAAGCAAGCCTGCCCCCAGAGATTAAAGCCGTAGTGGTAATCCCTAATATGACTATCTCCACGCGTTATTCGCGCCGCACCTTGCCTAAAAAATACAGCACTAAAGATGCAGTGTTTAACCTCTCTCACGCATGTATGCTAAGTGCTGCATTCATCACGCAAAAGTGGGATTTGCTGCGCGCGGCTAGTGCGGATAGATTTCATCAAGATGTGCGCATGAAAAGCTTGCCTGTGCTTTTTAATGTGCGCAAAATTGCGTTAGAGCATGGCGCGCTTTTAAGCACGCTTTCGGGCAGCGGCTCATCTTTTTTAAATATCTGCTACAAAGATGATAGTGCGAATTTAGCTCTAAAATTGCGTGATGAATTCCCAAAATTCCGTGTGCTTGAGCTAGATTTTGACAACATGGGCGCGTGCCTAAGAGAATTATAG